From one Thalassoroseus pseudoceratinae genomic stretch:
- a CDS encoding Ig-like domain-containing protein, whose amino-acid sequence VTAVNDAPTAVDDAYSVAEDETLGIPTLGVLANDSDVEGEEISASLISGTHNGTLTLNADGSFTYTPDPNFNGTDGFTYLVNDGTSDSSPATVSIEVVPVNDAPTVTGDAFTLAENSADGTFVGDVAANDVDQEVLSFTIIDGDPNGAFSINAESGRIIVANGSLLDFETQSVYILTVRATDAAGDFGEAVISVTLTDVDESGPTPGETPQAVLVDGTLVVTGTNDDDQLLVDRQGWRLIVYSGSKRIGTFDRRDVNRIEMYGFDGNDILRIDERIKIEAYIDGGSDNDLLFGGRGDDTIIGGSGFDVYFSGRGQDDVQSDVEKNIRLRSFNLLYRNIGTIFDQLDCR is encoded by the coding sequence GTGACCGCCGTCAACGACGCTCCTACAGCCGTCGACGATGCGTATTCGGTCGCTGAAGACGAAACACTTGGCATCCCAACTCTGGGCGTCCTCGCCAACGACTCAGACGTTGAGGGCGAAGAGATATCAGCTAGCTTGATCTCAGGGACGCATAACGGGACGCTGACTCTAAATGCTGACGGATCATTCACTTATACCCCGGACCCAAACTTCAACGGAACCGACGGTTTCACGTATCTGGTCAATGACGGTACGAGTGATTCGAGTCCTGCAACCGTATCCATCGAAGTTGTCCCGGTGAACGATGCGCCGACGGTCACTGGGGATGCATTTACACTCGCAGAAAATAGCGCGGATGGGACGTTCGTTGGTGATGTCGCAGCGAACGACGTCGATCAAGAAGTTCTTAGCTTCACGATCATTGACGGAGACCCAAACGGTGCCTTTTCCATCAATGCGGAATCCGGTCGCATCATTGTGGCCAATGGAAGTCTGCTCGATTTCGAAACTCAGTCCGTTTACATACTCACGGTCCGCGCGACCGACGCGGCAGGCGACTTTGGCGAAGCGGTCATTTCCGTTACGCTGACCGATGTGGACGAATCGGGCCCGACTCCCGGTGAAACTCCTCAGGCGGTTCTTGTCGATGGAACCCTCGTAGTCACCGGGACGAACGACGACGATCAGTTGCTCGTCGATCGGCAAGGTTGGCGTTTGATAGTTTACTCGGGTTCCAAACGCATTGGCACATTCGACCGGCGCGACGTTAATCGCATCGAAATGTATGGCTTCGACGGCAACGACATTCTTCGCATTGATGAGCGAATCAAGATCGAAGCTTACATCGACGGTGGCTCTGATAACGATCTATTATTCGGTGGCCGTGGCGATGACACAATCATCGGAGGAAGCGGATTCGACGTGTACTTCAGTGGGCGAGGTCAAGATGATGTGCAATCGGATGTCGAGAAGAACATCCGTCTCCGGAGCTTCAATTTACTGTACCGTAACATTGGGACGATCTTTGATCAGCTTGATTGTCGATAA
- a CDS encoding helix-turn-helix domain-containing protein, whose protein sequence is MKTEERRVQVSRMYAEGKTQAEIAEAVGVSQLQVCHDLKMVRRHWRESAIRDFDALRDEQLAKIDEAERRAWEVFERSCEDAVKTRREVGENGEFGTGYMERVGQTGDVRSLDLVLKCVERRCKLLGLDAPQKVVETDAAGNDLSAEERRERARQMLIRHGYRPGNIPPSQN, encoded by the coding sequence ATGAAAACCGAGGAACGCCGGGTGCAGGTTTCTCGGATGTATGCCGAAGGCAAAACGCAGGCGGAAATCGCCGAGGCCGTCGGTGTCAGCCAATTGCAAGTCTGCCACGATTTGAAGATGGTTCGCCGCCATTGGCGTGAGTCCGCCATCCGCGATTTCGACGCCCTGCGTGATGAGCAGCTCGCCAAGATTGACGAAGCCGAACGCCGGGCCTGGGAAGTGTTCGAACGGTCGTGTGAGGATGCGGTGAAGACTCGGCGAGAGGTCGGCGAGAACGGCGAGTTCGGAACCGGCTACATGGAGCGGGTTGGTCAAACTGGCGACGTGCGATCACTCGACCTCGTGCTGAAATGCGTCGAACGTCGGTGCAAGCTGCTGGGTTTGGACGCTCCGCAAAAGGTTGTGGAGACCGACGCGGCTGGCAACGACTTATCTGCGGAAGAGCGTCGCGAGCGGGCTCGGCAAATGCTGATTCGGCATGGATATCGACCGGGCAACATCCCGCCGAGTCAGAATTGA
- the mutL gene encoding DNA mismatch repair endonuclease MutL: MARIQQLDPHVVNKIAAGEVIERPASVVKELLENSLDALATRIEVDIQAGGADLIRVADDGEGIHPDDFGLAFASHATSKIGSAEDLERVRTMGFRGEAIASIAAVSKFRLRSRIPDEDVGQEIEVNGGRAGAVSPCGCPPGTVVEVRQLFFNTPARRKFMKTTATEFGHISEQFTRVAIANPRLHAILRHNDKTVYELPPTDRLIDRLELFFGKSTAEQLIWVESETAAGRLWGYVGHPSQSKGSRKGQYLFLNGRWIQDRSLQHALGEAYRGLLMVGRYPLAFLFLEVPPEVVDVNVHPTKSEVRFSDSQQQYRQLLSTLRTKFLGMDLDSKMHLPGGRGQNSAAKLDTPPPPDPQRQFAMETELTEWAKGALATQIENHSQTSTDAEQETGAVRPEMGQTSVATFPSSTEAAPQGYQSAPHASQLSPQVEPENAELPPVPRRQRVMQVLDCYLVVESDAGLMVIDQHALHERVMYETLRKRVLDGAVESQKLLVPQPIELSPREAALVIDNEELLTQLGFGVQEFGKSTVLLTAYPAMLSRTEPGRLLRDIADQLDGAGKAPTRRDILDSLLHMMSCKAAIKAGQRLKPEEMESLLAQRHLIDDAHHCPHGRPTALILTRDELDRQFGRLG; the protein is encoded by the coding sequence ATGGCTCGTATTCAGCAACTTGATCCGCATGTCGTCAACAAGATTGCCGCCGGGGAGGTTATTGAGCGTCCGGCGTCGGTTGTGAAGGAACTGCTGGAAAACAGTTTGGATGCACTCGCCACACGGATTGAGGTCGATATCCAAGCGGGTGGAGCCGATTTGATCCGGGTGGCCGACGATGGTGAGGGAATCCATCCGGACGACTTTGGACTGGCGTTCGCCTCTCACGCGACGAGCAAAATTGGCTCGGCTGAAGATTTGGAGCGTGTGCGGACGATGGGTTTTCGTGGGGAAGCGATTGCCTCGATTGCAGCGGTCTCGAAGTTCCGCCTCCGCAGTCGGATTCCCGATGAAGACGTTGGCCAGGAAATTGAAGTCAACGGCGGGCGGGCGGGAGCGGTCTCGCCATGTGGGTGTCCGCCGGGAACGGTGGTCGAAGTTCGCCAGTTGTTCTTCAACACGCCGGCTCGACGTAAGTTCATGAAAACAACGGCCACGGAATTCGGCCACATCAGCGAACAGTTCACGCGGGTGGCGATCGCGAATCCACGACTGCATGCGATCTTAAGACACAATGACAAAACGGTTTACGAACTTCCCCCGACGGATCGTTTGATTGATCGACTCGAGCTTTTCTTCGGCAAAAGCACTGCGGAACAGCTCATTTGGGTGGAATCGGAGACGGCTGCCGGTCGGCTTTGGGGTTATGTCGGGCATCCCAGCCAAAGCAAGGGCTCGCGGAAGGGGCAGTATCTGTTTCTCAACGGACGCTGGATTCAGGACCGTTCGCTGCAACATGCGTTGGGCGAGGCATATCGCGGACTGTTGATGGTCGGACGATATCCCTTGGCATTTCTGTTTTTGGAAGTGCCTCCGGAAGTGGTCGATGTGAACGTGCATCCGACGAAATCGGAAGTCCGTTTTAGCGATTCGCAACAGCAGTATCGACAACTCCTTTCGACGTTACGGACGAAGTTCCTGGGGATGGATCTCGATTCCAAGATGCATCTGCCGGGCGGTCGCGGGCAGAACTCAGCCGCGAAATTGGACACCCCTCCCCCGCCCGATCCGCAGCGTCAATTCGCGATGGAGACCGAACTCACCGAATGGGCAAAGGGGGCATTGGCGACTCAGATCGAGAACCACAGCCAGACATCCACGGATGCGGAGCAGGAAACCGGAGCCGTTCGACCGGAAATGGGGCAGACATCCGTTGCGACCTTTCCGTCATCGACGGAAGCCGCACCGCAGGGTTATCAATCCGCACCTCACGCTTCCCAGCTTTCTCCGCAAGTTGAACCAGAAAACGCCGAGCTACCGCCTGTGCCACGTCGGCAGCGTGTGATGCAGGTGCTCGACTGCTACTTGGTTGTAGAGTCCGACGCGGGATTGATGGTCATCGATCAACACGCCCTCCATGAACGAGTCATGTATGAAACGCTGCGAAAACGTGTTCTCGATGGAGCGGTGGAATCGCAGAAATTGCTAGTGCCACAGCCGATCGAACTCAGCCCGCGTGAGGCGGCGTTGGTGATCGACAACGAGGAACTTCTCACGCAACTCGGGTTTGGCGTGCAGGAGTTTGGCAAGAGCACTGTGCTTCTGACGGCTTACCCTGCGATGCTCTCGCGGACTGAACCGGGGCGATTGCTGCGGGACATTGCCGATCAACTTGATGGGGCGGGGAAAGCCCCCACACGGCGGGACATCCTCGACAGCTTGCTCCATATGATGTCGTGCAAGGCGGCGATTAAAGCCGGTCAACGGTTGAAGCCGGAAGAAATGGAAAGCTTGCTTGCACAGCGACACCTGATCGACGACGCCCACCACTGCCCTCATGGTCGCCCGACGGCATTAATTCTCACCCGTGACGAACTCGACCGCCAATTTGGTCGGCTGGGGTAA
- a CDS encoding COG1361 S-layer family protein — protein sequence MTRPLTTLALGVALLCPLSSFGQEKNAKSDKANNTKKEKSDNNKSDIKSNNKLGTVDVSLSEGTTVAIPAGGELLEMTVAVPDAVRSGQKYVYRARLKNVSDNVTLTNVRLIQVDGKSVDVESSKPKAAKNSNSDSKSRTWNLGKLAPGKSRELMVNAVATKTGTVEHCFAVRYQETVCLAVNVTNPKVKIAKSGPEQVGVCELFEYRYELKNTGTGTAKDFVITDELPEGIMTESGKKSLQFRVEELGAGESQTYVASVHSMKAGDYSGRATVKQRNGETNQSESVTTTVVAPELNVDIAGPRMIKAGQGGDFEVTVKNTSETTALNSYLTLSSDGDAKFSSTGNGDAREGGKSYRYELGDIEAGKEKTVTVTLDSDSEGDIGLKANAVSYCARDEDEQKTVAKASSNLTSRVVKITSLRLSVVDTDDVIPAGDTVTYRVRVKNQGEYPDEDVQVKLALPEGMSYKSSDGPTDVKSKGQDVTLGAVDKLEAGDTVEWMITVNTSKGGEHIVEATLDSDGLENTVNAEEVTTTYNAGNKKSAE from the coding sequence ATGACGCGACCACTGACCACATTAGCCCTGGGCGTTGCTCTATTATGCCCATTATCAAGTTTTGGCCAGGAAAAGAATGCGAAATCTGATAAGGCCAATAACACGAAGAAAGAGAAGTCAGACAACAACAAATCTGACATCAAAAGCAACAACAAATTGGGAACGGTTGATGTTTCCCTGAGTGAGGGCACCACGGTTGCCATTCCGGCCGGCGGCGAATTGCTCGAAATGACCGTGGCAGTTCCAGACGCTGTCCGCTCTGGGCAAAAGTACGTTTATCGTGCTCGCCTGAAGAACGTGTCTGACAACGTCACGCTGACGAACGTGCGTCTGATCCAAGTCGACGGAAAGTCGGTCGACGTGGAAAGCTCCAAGCCCAAGGCGGCTAAGAATTCGAATTCGGATAGCAAAAGCCGAACTTGGAATCTTGGCAAACTCGCCCCTGGCAAATCCCGTGAGTTGATGGTTAACGCCGTCGCTACGAAAACCGGGACCGTCGAGCACTGCTTCGCAGTTCGGTATCAGGAAACGGTTTGCCTAGCGGTTAATGTCACCAATCCTAAGGTGAAAATCGCGAAATCAGGACCTGAACAGGTCGGTGTCTGCGAACTCTTCGAATACCGATACGAACTGAAGAACACCGGAACCGGTACTGCCAAAGATTTCGTTATCACAGACGAACTGCCAGAAGGCATCATGACGGAGAGTGGCAAGAAATCGCTTCAGTTCCGAGTTGAAGAGCTTGGTGCTGGTGAATCGCAGACGTATGTCGCGTCCGTGCACTCGATGAAAGCTGGTGATTACAGTGGCCGCGCGACTGTAAAACAACGCAATGGTGAAACGAATCAATCTGAGTCGGTTACGACAACAGTCGTTGCACCCGAACTCAATGTTGATATCGCTGGACCGCGAATGATCAAAGCTGGTCAAGGTGGCGACTTTGAAGTCACTGTCAAGAACACCTCGGAAACGACTGCATTGAACTCGTACTTGACTCTGTCGTCGGACGGAGACGCGAAGTTCTCGAGCACCGGAAATGGTGACGCTCGCGAAGGTGGAAAATCTTACCGATATGAACTCGGTGACATTGAAGCTGGCAAAGAAAAAACTGTGACTGTCACATTGGATTCCGATTCCGAAGGTGACATCGGTTTGAAAGCGAACGCTGTTTCTTACTGTGCTCGCGATGAAGATGAACAGAAGACCGTTGCAAAAGCATCAAGCAACTTGACGAGCCGCGTGGTGAAAATCACGAGCTTGCGACTTTCAGTCGTCGATACTGATGATGTGATCCCAGCTGGTGACACTGTGACTTACCGAGTCCGCGTGAAAAACCAAGGCGAATATCCGGACGAAGACGTGCAGGTGAAACTCGCACTGCCAGAAGGAATGAGCTACAAATCTTCTGATGGTCCTACCGATGTCAAATCCAAAGGCCAAGACGTGACTTTGGGTGCGGTTGACAAACTTGAAGCTGGCGATACGGTCGAATGGATGATCACTGTCAATACCTCGAAAGGTGGCGAGCATATCGTTGAAGCGACTCTCGATAGTGACGGTTTGGAAAACACTGTGAACGCTGAAGAAGTGACGACTACCTACAATGCTGGCAACAAAAAGTCCGCTGAGTAA
- a CDS encoding ArnT family glycosyltransferase, translated as MMETAENSRESSNAERPWWRGPHVWILTLFVVLLHGVPMTMLTFRGEETRRAQVAVEILRSGDWIVPRLQGEFYLSRPPMGSWSIAAIGWLRGEVDHIAARLPSVIAICLTTLLIYGYSRQFLNSTAAFLAAISYPSMMLVLQLGRTAETEAQFSLYVGASMLLWHLGYRSGWTGWKTWTIGYTFAALAGLTKGPQGLVYFVSVVGVYLLLVRRDWKFLFSRGHLIGGLTFVGILAAWQVPYYMNSNWDCVVGIWTKLASQRFVHYNSVFIKHLASYPLEIAACALPWSPFLLQFANPKFYKSLGERKTEAAFLWTCLLVTFPSVWFAPYALGRYYMPLFPVIAVLFGLVLDRLMTRPEGVWMRNGWRWYAVGSAVAMLFGAGVLTGVVSGQIQAEWADALRNTIVLTSISLGILLVGAVMLWQYRDAISPRALQFAALTVAVCCSFGPAITIVDSQRRNQPDIEARMAELKAKLPPNTPLVSYGPLHHAFLFHFGEFVPRRPWPTEPNEAADTEYFCIHERESKTHTLPFAWEPVTVISCEGHKTRRESRTVIGRRLDQVASTSELHTQ; from the coding sequence ATGATGGAAACGGCTGAAAATTCCAGAGAATCATCGAATGCGGAGCGTCCGTGGTGGCGTGGACCGCACGTATGGATTTTGACGCTGTTCGTCGTGCTATTGCATGGCGTGCCGATGACGATGCTGACGTTCCGTGGTGAGGAAACGCGGCGGGCACAAGTGGCAGTCGAGATCCTGCGGTCCGGTGATTGGATCGTGCCACGATTGCAAGGCGAGTTCTATCTGAGTCGCCCGCCGATGGGCAGTTGGTCGATCGCCGCGATCGGTTGGTTGCGAGGGGAAGTCGATCACATTGCTGCTCGCTTGCCGTCGGTAATCGCTATCTGCTTGACGACACTCTTGATCTACGGCTACTCGCGGCAGTTTTTGAATTCCACGGCGGCATTTCTGGCAGCGATTTCATATCCGTCGATGATGCTCGTGTTGCAACTCGGGCGGACTGCGGAAACGGAAGCTCAATTTTCTCTCTACGTCGGTGCATCGATGCTGTTATGGCATCTCGGATATCGTTCAGGATGGACCGGTTGGAAAACCTGGACCATCGGGTACACCTTCGCCGCTCTGGCCGGGCTGACGAAAGGTCCGCAGGGGTTGGTGTATTTTGTTTCGGTTGTGGGTGTGTATTTGCTGCTCGTGCGGCGAGACTGGAAATTCCTTTTCAGTCGCGGACACCTCATTGGCGGCTTGACCTTCGTCGGAATTTTGGCGGCCTGGCAAGTGCCGTATTACATGAACTCGAATTGGGACTGCGTGGTCGGCATCTGGACGAAACTCGCCAGCCAACGATTCGTGCATTACAACTCGGTGTTTATCAAGCACTTAGCGAGTTATCCGCTTGAGATCGCCGCTTGTGCATTGCCTTGGTCGCCGTTTCTGCTGCAATTCGCGAATCCGAAGTTCTACAAGAGCCTGGGAGAACGCAAGACCGAAGCCGCATTCCTGTGGACGTGTCTGTTGGTGACATTCCCTTCGGTGTGGTTTGCTCCGTATGCGTTGGGCCGGTACTACATGCCGTTGTTCCCAGTGATTGCGGTGCTGTTCGGTCTCGTGCTCGATCGGCTCATGACCCGCCCCGAAGGCGTGTGGATGCGGAACGGTTGGCGGTGGTATGCGGTTGGTTCTGCCGTTGCGATGCTATTCGGTGCGGGAGTTTTGACGGGGGTTGTCTCCGGTCAGATTCAAGCCGAATGGGCCGACGCACTCCGCAATACAATCGTTTTGACCTCGATATCATTAGGCATTCTGCTTGTTGGTGCCGTGATGCTTTGGCAGTACCGGGACGCCATCTCGCCACGGGCTTTGCAGTTCGCGGCGTTGACGGTCGCCGTCTGTTGCAGTTTCGGACCGGCGATCACGATTGTCGACTCCCAACGCCGAAATCAGCCGGACATTGAAGCTCGAATGGCAGAACTGAAAGCCAAACTGCCGCCGAACACACCGCTTGTCAGTTATGGCCCGTTGCACCATGCGTTCTTGTTCCACTTCGGTGAGTTCGTGCCGCGACGTCCGTGGCCGACCGAGCCAAACGAGGCGGCAGACACAGAATACTTCTGCATCCACGAACGCGAAAGCAAAACGCATACGCTGCCTTTCGCCTGGGAGCCGGTCACGGTCATCTCTTGCGAAGGTCACAAGACGCGGCGGGAAAGTCGCACGGTGATTGGTCGCCGACTGGACCAAGTCGCCTCGACATCCGAACTTCACACTCAATAG
- a CDS encoding phosphatase domain-containing putative toxin has translation MSLTPADTTTPTSKPTSRWLGLGVVGLAVVGLTGFLVWEHVLKDEFVAKRFGVVIPGELYRSGQISDAMLEPTVRDNKIAAIIDLNGIEPDLPGQSAEIETAREMNLEHYRFQLGGDGTGDIARYADAIATIAKCRAEKKPVLVHCAAGSQRTGGVVASYRVLVLKEDPKDAVAEMARYDWDPVEDVDLLAFVNSHMPELAQMLVERGVIDEVPNPLPLLPTP, from the coding sequence ATGAGTCTCACGCCTGCCGACACCACAACACCCACATCCAAACCGACAAGCCGTTGGCTGGGCCTCGGTGTGGTCGGCCTTGCCGTTGTCGGCCTCACGGGGTTTCTCGTGTGGGAACATGTACTGAAAGATGAATTCGTCGCCAAACGGTTCGGCGTGGTAATCCCTGGCGAACTCTACCGCAGCGGACAAATCTCCGATGCGATGCTCGAACCGACAGTCCGCGACAACAAAATCGCTGCCATCATCGACCTGAACGGCATCGAACCCGATTTGCCTGGTCAGTCGGCGGAAATCGAAACCGCTCGGGAAATGAACTTGGAGCATTACCGCTTCCAACTCGGTGGCGACGGAACCGGTGACATCGCTCGGTATGCCGATGCGATCGCGACCATTGCGAAGTGTCGAGCGGAAAAAAAGCCGGTGTTGGTTCACTGTGCCGCCGGTTCGCAACGCACGGGTGGCGTGGTCGCGAGTTACCGTGTGTTGGTGCTGAAAGAAGACCCCAAGGACGCCGTCGCAGAGATGGCTCGCTATGATTGGGACCCGGTCGAAGATGTCGACCTGCTGGCCTTCGTCAACAGCCACATGCCCGAACTCGCCCAAATGCTGGTCGAACGCGGCGTCATCGACGAAGTTCCCAACCCGCTACCACTCTTGCCGACCCCTTAA
- the acnA gene encoding aconitate hydratase AcnA — MASANPFGAEGTLSVGDREFKYFRLQKLADDGIGQIDKLPYSIRVLLEACLRTVDGFIVNEEDVKNLATWDAKNVKKVEIPFKPARVVLQDFTGVPAVVDLAALRSAMVRMGGDPKKINPLVPCDLVVDHSVQVDKFASLSALQFNVDREFERNQERYQFLKWGQKAFDNFRVVPPATGIVHQVNLEYLANVVMEKDGVVFPDSLVGTDSHTTMINGIGVVGWGVGGIEAEAVMLGQPIYMLMPEVVGFKLTGKLPEGATATDMVLTVTQMLRQHGVVGKFVEFFGPALDTMSLPDRATIANMAPEYGATMGFFPVDDETLNYMRRTGRTEDQVALVEAYSKEQGMFRTSDSADPEFTDTLELDLGTVVASMAGPKRPQDRIELTGMKSQWRQDLSLTFNKGSEDSTSTINSMNAEGPMASETTATAVADPGFDGVEVNYDGETFPLKHGAVVIAAITSCTNTSNPSVMVGAGLLARNAIERGLNRKPWVKTSLAPGSRVVTDYLKRSGLDQSLDAMGFQTVGYGCTTCIGNSGPLPEEIGSAVEAGDLVVCSVLSGNRNFEGRINQHIKANYLASPPLVVAYAIAGTTDIDLTTEPIGQDADGNDVYLKDIWPSQQEILETINSSLSPEQFRSEYDHATEGPEQWKALETSGGDQYDWNESSTYIQEPPFFVDMPVDPPAITSIEDARVLVMVGESVTTDHISPAGAIKPDSPAGKYLQDNGVPVLEFNSYGSRRGNDRVMTRGTFANIRLRNQLAPGTEGGETTYLPTGEQMSIYDASLKYKESGTPLVVLAGKEYGTGSSRDWAAKGTLLLGIKAVIAESYERIHRSNLIGMGVLPLQFRETENREVLGLDGTETYAIELSDNLKPGEAITVTATKADGETIHFTTLCRIDTPVEVEYYRNGGILHKVLRDLAKG; from the coding sequence ATGGCATCGGCCAATCCGTTTGGAGCCGAGGGAACACTCAGCGTCGGCGACCGCGAATTCAAATACTTCCGTTTGCAGAAACTTGCCGACGACGGAATCGGCCAGATCGACAAACTCCCGTACTCCATCCGCGTGTTGCTGGAAGCCTGCCTGCGAACCGTGGATGGCTTCATCGTCAATGAGGAAGACGTCAAAAACCTCGCCACCTGGGACGCGAAGAACGTTAAAAAGGTGGAAATCCCCTTCAAACCCGCACGCGTGGTGCTGCAAGACTTCACCGGTGTGCCGGCCGTCGTCGATTTGGCTGCCCTCCGCAGCGCGATGGTCCGTATGGGTGGCGATCCCAAAAAGATCAACCCGCTCGTGCCCTGCGATCTGGTCGTTGACCACTCCGTGCAGGTCGATAAATTCGCCTCACTGTCGGCACTTCAGTTCAATGTCGATCGCGAATTCGAACGCAATCAGGAACGTTATCAGTTCTTGAAATGGGGTCAAAAGGCGTTCGACAACTTCCGCGTCGTGCCACCGGCAACCGGTATCGTTCACCAGGTGAACTTGGAATACCTCGCCAACGTCGTTATGGAAAAAGATGGCGTTGTGTTCCCGGATAGCCTCGTGGGCACCGACAGCCACACCACCATGATCAACGGGATTGGTGTCGTTGGTTGGGGCGTCGGCGGGATCGAAGCCGAAGCCGTTATGCTCGGCCAACCGATCTACATGCTGATGCCGGAAGTCGTCGGGTTCAAACTCACCGGAAAACTCCCCGAAGGCGCCACCGCAACCGATATGGTTCTGACCGTCACCCAAATGCTTCGGCAACACGGCGTGGTCGGCAAATTCGTCGAGTTCTTCGGCCCGGCCTTGGACACCATGAGCCTACCGGACCGAGCCACCATCGCGAACATGGCTCCCGAATACGGTGCCACGATGGGCTTCTTCCCCGTCGACGACGAGACGCTGAACTACATGCGTCGCACCGGCCGGACGGAAGATCAAGTCGCCCTCGTCGAAGCGTACAGCAAAGAACAAGGGATGTTCCGCACATCCGATTCCGCCGATCCCGAGTTCACCGATACACTCGAACTCGACCTCGGGACCGTGGTCGCGTCGATGGCCGGTCCGAAGCGTCCGCAAGACCGCATCGAACTGACCGGCATGAAAAGCCAATGGCGTCAGGATCTCAGCCTGACGTTCAACAAAGGTTCCGAAGACAGCACCAGCACTATCAATAGCATGAACGCCGAAGGCCCGATGGCTTCGGAAACCACCGCCACCGCCGTGGCTGATCCTGGTTTTGATGGTGTCGAAGTCAACTACGACGGCGAAACGTTCCCCCTGAAGCACGGGGCGGTCGTGATCGCTGCCATCACGAGTTGCACAAACACCAGCAACCCATCAGTGATGGTCGGAGCTGGTTTGCTCGCTCGGAATGCCATTGAACGGGGATTGAATCGAAAACCATGGGTGAAGACGAGTCTGGCTCCCGGAAGTCGGGTCGTGACGGATTACCTCAAACGCTCCGGCTTGGATCAATCCCTCGACGCCATGGGCTTCCAGACCGTCGGTTATGGCTGCACCACGTGCATCGGCAACAGTGGACCGCTGCCGGAAGAAATCGGCAGTGCCGTCGAAGCTGGTGATCTCGTCGTGTGTTCGGTCCTTTCGGGCAACCGAAACTTCGAAGGCCGGATCAACCAGCACATCAAAGCGAACTATCTCGCTAGCCCGCCGTTGGTTGTCGCATACGCCATCGCCGGAACGACGGATATCGACTTGACCACCGAACCGATCGGCCAAGACGCCGACGGCAACGACGTGTACCTCAAAGACATTTGGCCATCGCAGCAAGAGATTCTGGAGACGATCAATTCGTCACTCTCACCAGAGCAGTTCCGCAGCGAGTACGATCACGCCACCGAAGGTCCCGAGCAGTGGAAAGCCCTCGAAACCAGTGGCGGCGACCAATACGATTGGAACGAAAGCAGTACCTACATTCAGGAGCCGCCGTTCTTTGTCGACATGCCCGTTGATCCGCCGGCGATCACAAGCATTGAAGATGCTCGCGTATTGGTGATGGTGGGCGAGTCCGTCACGACTGACCACATCAGCCCCGCCGGTGCCATCAAACCCGACAGCCCCGCCGGCAAATACCTGCAAGACAACGGCGTTCCCGTGTTGGAGTTCAACAGCTACGGTTCGCGACGCGGAAACGACCGCGTGATGACTCGTGGGACTTTCGCGAACATTCGCCTGCGAAACCAACTCGCCCCCGGCACGGAAGGCGGTGAGACCACTTACCTGCCCACCGGCGAGCAAATGTCGATTTACGATGCCTCGCTGAAGTACAAGGAGTCCGGCACGCCGTTGGTTGTCCTGGCGGGCAAGGAGTACGGGACCGGTTCCTCACGCGACTGGGCCGCTAAAGGCACGCTGTTGCTGGGCATCAAAGCCGTCATCGCCGAGAGCTACGAACGAATTCACCGTTCGAACCTCATCGGCATGGGTGTGCTGCCACTACAATTCCGTGAAACCGAAAACCGCGAAGTTCTCGGACTCGACGGCACCGAAACGTATGCCATCGAACTCTCCGATAACTTGAAGCCCGGTGAAGCCATTACCGTCACCGCAACCAAAGCGGACGGCGAAACCATCCACTTCACCACCCTCTGCCGCATCGACACCCCCGTTGAAGTCGAATACTACCGCAACGGCGGCATCCTACACAAAGTCCTCCGGGACTTGGCAAAGGGCTAA
- the hemP gene encoding hemin uptake protein HemP, whose translation MVESEQPDHSSEPGTPGSATPSVVRSEELLKGSQELRIVHEGETYRLRLTRNGKLILHK comes from the coding sequence ATGGTCGAATCTGAACAACCAGATCACTCCAGCGAACCCGGCACTCCCGGTTCTGCCACGCCGAGTGTCGTTCGCTCCGAAGAATTACTGAAAGGCTCCCAAGAACTCCGCATCGTCCACGAAGGCGAAACCTACCGCCTACGCCTCACCCGCAACGGCAAACTGATTCTGCATAAGTGA